The following are from one region of the Primulina eburnea isolate SZY01 chromosome 17, ASM2296580v1, whole genome shotgun sequence genome:
- the LOC140818503 gene encoding kinesin-like protein KIN-14R isoform X1, whose amino-acid sequence MDNFERHSFEKIQDINVPDPFAFSMGFDCEKPKGSDQENEVLAVEEAETEESLDDIMVCDPGSRFVRNGFTNPNSIEDIVLFINAGAMTSIGSEFDITFQDDKYFEGGDTFQTRDTIFEGGDYPFIYQSARLGNICYSIDGLSPGDYFLDLHFVEIININGPKGMRVFNVFLQDEKILSDFDIFAIVGANKPLQLIDTRFSIKDDGMLVLRFEGIAGSPTVSGICIRREPKGSACQENREYFVCNTCGTEIEYTSAQKKLVRKYLISKYEKTIQDLKDTLQCKTDECYQSWMSWTNANEQLETVRMELDDKTFQTDSLDHTIKKQADELRDISTKYDQDKKSWTMAINILKKKVEVMKQEHSQLSREAHECVESIPDLNNMTFAVQSLVTQCEDLKMKYNEEQLKRRKLYNQVQEAKGNIRVFCRCRPLSKTEVTTGCASVVDFDAAGDGELGILSSGSTKKIFKFDRVYTPKDDQVDVFADASPVVISVLDGYNVCIFAYGQTGTGKTFTMEGTEANRGVNYRTLKELFKISSERRDTCSYSISVSVLEVYNEQIRDLLATETSKKLEIKQASEGCHHIPGIVEAKVESIREVWSVLQAGSSARAIGSNNVNEHSSRSHCMLCIMVRAKNLITGECTRSKLWLVDLAGSERLAKTDVQGDRLKEAQNINRSLSALGDVISALANKSSHIPYRNSKLTHLLQDSLGGDSKTLMFVQISPSDRDSSETLSSLNFATRVRGVELGPARKQIDTVEIHKLKMMLDKARQESKFKDESLKKLEDNLQNLETKAKGRDQIYRNHLERIKELETQVEFKTSLQCQSERQILNLSHSIKENEEISAKLQLKVMNLENKLKERESLESTLYKNKVNELETKLKEQAQEYESSSVILQSKIKELERGLKEHELNSEPLLFQQKIKDLEDKLREREKQLESTTLSESSNLLRSTPVEAKRVIIDEVANEVEHHILRSTNSMNRQVIQAPSVMVKENDSLLHEARKKRFSSNSEVENKVVVRTPVGDNKGRHSDPPKQFARVSRMSKPIAPAQRPLVRKVVSRDPVQEIKERDSKKRMWSR is encoded by the exons ATGGATAATTTCGAGCGGCACTCGTTTGAGAAGATTCAAGACATTAATGTGCCAGATCCATTTGCTTTCTCCATGGGTTTTGATTGTGAAAAGCCCAAAGGTTCTGATCAGGAAAATGAAGTTCTTGCTGTGGAAGAAGCTGAAACCGAGGAATCATTGGACGATATTATGGTCTGTGATCCTGGTTCAAGATTTGTCCGAAATGGGTTCACGAATCCCAATTCAATAG AGGATATTGTTCTTTTTATTAATGCTGGGGCCATGACATCAATTGGATCGGAATTCGATATTACTTTCCAAGATGACAAGTACTTTGAAGGGGGCGATACATTTCAAACCAGGGATACTATCTTCGAGGGTGGGGACTATCCATTTATATATCAGTCAGCACGATTGGGGAATATTTGTTACAGCATTGATGGTCTTTCCCCTGGAGATTACTTTCTTGATCTTCATTTCGTggaaataattaatataaatggGCCCAAAGGGATGCGAGTATTTAATGTCTTCTTGCAAGATGAAAAG AttctttcagattttgatatctTCGCAATTGTTGGAGCCAATAAACCTCTGCAGTTAATTGATACTAGATTTTCAATTAAAGATGACGGAATGCTTGTCTTAAGGTTTGAAGGCATAGCGGGAAGCCCAACAGTTAGTGGAATCTGTATAAGGCGAGAACCTAAGGGATCTG CCTGTCAAGAGAATCGTGAATATTTTGTATGCAACACCTGTGGAACTGAGATAGAATATACATCAGCTCAG AAAAAACTAGTGAGGAAGTATTTGATTAGCAAGTATGAGAAAACTATACAAGACTTGAAAGATACGTTGCAATGCAAAACAGATGAATGTTATCAATCTTGGATGTCTTGGACTAATGCCAATGAGCAGCTAGAGACAGTTAGAATGGAGCTTGACGATAAGACGTTTCAAACAGATTCTCTTG ACCATACAATAAAGAAACAAGCTGATGAGTTAAGGGACATTTCAACCAAGTATGATCAAGACAAGAAGTCATGGACAATGGCaatcaatattttaaagaagAAAGTAGAG GTGATGAAACAAGAGCATTCTCAGCTTTCTAGAGAGGCACATGAGTGCGTTGAGTCCATTCCCGATTTGAATAATATGACATTTGCAGTTCAATCATTAG TCACCCAGTGTGAAGATCTCAAAATGAAGTACAATGAAGAGCAATTGAAGAGACGGAAGCTATATAATCAAGTGCAAGAAGCTAAGG GAAATATCAGGGTATTTTGTCGTTGTCGTCCTTTGAGCAAGACAGAAGTGACAACTGGATGTGCATCGGTGGTGGATTTTGATGCTGCCGGGGATGGAGAACTTGGAATTCTAAGTAGTGGCTCCACAAAAAAGATTTTCAAATTTGATCGTGTTTACACCCCAAAAGATGATCAAG TTGATGTTTTTGCTGATGCCTCGCCTGTGGTGATATCAGTATTAGATGGATACAATGTCTGTATATTTGCTTATGGACAAACAGGAACTGGCAAGACATTCACAATGGAGGGAACTGAGGCTAATCGTGGTGTTAACTATAGAACTTTAAAAGAATTGTTTAAAATTTCCAGTGAGAGGAGAGACACTTGCTCTTACAGCATTTCAGTGAGTGTTCTTGAAGTCTACAATGAACAAATAAGAGACTTACTTGCTACAGAAACATCAAAAAA GTTAGAGATAAAACAAGCTTCAGAAGGATGTCACCATATCCCGGGCATTGTGGAAGCCAAAGTGGAGAGTATAAGAGAAGTATGGAGTGTGCTACAAGCTGGAAGTAGCGCCCGCGCCATTGGATCAAATAATGTCAACGAGCACAGTAGTCGTTCCCACTG CATGCTTTGCATAATGGTAAGAGCCAAGAACTTGATCACCGGAGAGTGCACTAGAAGCAAACTCTGGCTTGTGGACTTGGCAGGAAGTGAACGGCTAGCTAAGACTGACGTCCAAGGCGATCGGCTCAAGGAAGCTCAAAACATCAATAGGTCACTTTCAGCACTAGGAGATGTGATATCTGCTTTGGCAAATAAAAGCAGCCACATTCCGTACAG GAACTCCAAGCTAACACATTTGTTACAGGATTCCTTAG GTGGTGATTCAAAAACTTTGATGTTTGTACAAATCAGTCCCTCCGATCGGGATTCAAGTGAAACTTTGAGTTCTCTGAACTTTGCAACCCGTGTAAGAGGAGTTGAGTTGGGTCCAGCTAGAAAGCAAATTGATACTGTCGAGATTCATAAGTTGAAAATGAtg CTTGATAAAGCCAGGCAAGAATCTAAGTTCAAAGACGAATCTCTGAAAAAGCTCGAGGACAACTTACAAAACCTAGAGACTAAAGCTAAAGGTAGGGATCAGATTTACAGAAATCATCTAGAAAGAATAAAAGAATTAGAAACCCAAGTTGAGTTCAAGACGTCATTGCAATGCCAATCCGAGAGACAAATTTTGAATCTTTCACACAGCATAAAAGAGAATGAGGAAATTTCTGCCAAACTTCAACTGAAG GTGATGAACTTGGAGAACAAGCTCAAAGAAAGAGAAAGCCTCGAATCAACATTGTACAAGAATAAG GTTAATGAACTGGAGACCAAGCTgaaagagcaagcacaagagtATGAGTCTTCTTCAGTAATTCTTCAGAGCAAG ATCAAAGAACTCGAGAGAGGGCTTAAGGAACATGAACTAAATTCTGAGCCTCTCTTATTTCAACAAAAG ATTAAAGATCTTGAAGACAAGTTAAGAGAGCGAGAAAAACAGCTAGAATCCACGACGCTATCTGAATCTTCCAATTTGTTGAGATCCACACCCGTTGAAGCCAAACGAGTGATAATAGATGAGGTCGCAAATGAGGTTGAGCATCATATCTTAAGAAGTACAAATTCAATGAACCGCCAAGTCATTCAGGCCCCATCTGTTATGGTGAAGGAAAACGACTCTCTTCTTCATGAGGCCCGAAAGAAGAGATTTTCAAGTAACAGTGAAGTTGAGAATAAAGTTGTAGTGCGAACTCCAGTTGGCGACAACAAAGGGAGGCATTCGGATCCACCCAAACAATTTGCCAGGGTTTCAAGAATGAGCAAGCCAATTGCCCCTGCACAAAGGCCATTGGTTCGAAAGGTAGTTAGCAGAGATCCAGTTCAAGAGATTAAGGAAAGGGATAGCAAGAAAAGGATGTGGTCTAGATGA
- the LOC140818503 gene encoding kinesin-like protein KIN-14R isoform X2, which yields MTSIGSEFDITFQDDKYFEGGDTFQTRDTIFEGGDYPFIYQSARLGNICYSIDGLSPGDYFLDLHFVEIININGPKGMRVFNVFLQDEKILSDFDIFAIVGANKPLQLIDTRFSIKDDGMLVLRFEGIAGSPTVSGICIRREPKGSACQENREYFVCNTCGTEIEYTSAQKKLVRKYLISKYEKTIQDLKDTLQCKTDECYQSWMSWTNANEQLETVRMELDDKTFQTDSLDHTIKKQADELRDISTKYDQDKKSWTMAINILKKKVEVMKQEHSQLSREAHECVESIPDLNNMTFAVQSLVTQCEDLKMKYNEEQLKRRKLYNQVQEAKGNIRVFCRCRPLSKTEVTTGCASVVDFDAAGDGELGILSSGSTKKIFKFDRVYTPKDDQVDVFADASPVVISVLDGYNVCIFAYGQTGTGKTFTMEGTEANRGVNYRTLKELFKISSERRDTCSYSISVSVLEVYNEQIRDLLATETSKKLEIKQASEGCHHIPGIVEAKVESIREVWSVLQAGSSARAIGSNNVNEHSSRSHCMLCIMVRAKNLITGECTRSKLWLVDLAGSERLAKTDVQGDRLKEAQNINRSLSALGDVISALANKSSHIPYRNSKLTHLLQDSLGGDSKTLMFVQISPSDRDSSETLSSLNFATRVRGVELGPARKQIDTVEIHKLKMMLDKARQESKFKDESLKKLEDNLQNLETKAKGRDQIYRNHLERIKELETQVEFKTSLQCQSERQILNLSHSIKENEEISAKLQLKVMNLENKLKERESLESTLYKNKVNELETKLKEQAQEYESSSVILQSKIKELERGLKEHELNSEPLLFQQKIKDLEDKLREREKQLESTTLSESSNLLRSTPVEAKRVIIDEVANEVEHHILRSTNSMNRQVIQAPSVMVKENDSLLHEARKKRFSSNSEVENKVVVRTPVGDNKGRHSDPPKQFARVSRMSKPIAPAQRPLVRKVVSRDPVQEIKERDSKKRMWSR from the exons ATGACATCAATTGGATCGGAATTCGATATTACTTTCCAAGATGACAAGTACTTTGAAGGGGGCGATACATTTCAAACCAGGGATACTATCTTCGAGGGTGGGGACTATCCATTTATATATCAGTCAGCACGATTGGGGAATATTTGTTACAGCATTGATGGTCTTTCCCCTGGAGATTACTTTCTTGATCTTCATTTCGTggaaataattaatataaatggGCCCAAAGGGATGCGAGTATTTAATGTCTTCTTGCAAGATGAAAAG AttctttcagattttgatatctTCGCAATTGTTGGAGCCAATAAACCTCTGCAGTTAATTGATACTAGATTTTCAATTAAAGATGACGGAATGCTTGTCTTAAGGTTTGAAGGCATAGCGGGAAGCCCAACAGTTAGTGGAATCTGTATAAGGCGAGAACCTAAGGGATCTG CCTGTCAAGAGAATCGTGAATATTTTGTATGCAACACCTGTGGAACTGAGATAGAATATACATCAGCTCAG AAAAAACTAGTGAGGAAGTATTTGATTAGCAAGTATGAGAAAACTATACAAGACTTGAAAGATACGTTGCAATGCAAAACAGATGAATGTTATCAATCTTGGATGTCTTGGACTAATGCCAATGAGCAGCTAGAGACAGTTAGAATGGAGCTTGACGATAAGACGTTTCAAACAGATTCTCTTG ACCATACAATAAAGAAACAAGCTGATGAGTTAAGGGACATTTCAACCAAGTATGATCAAGACAAGAAGTCATGGACAATGGCaatcaatattttaaagaagAAAGTAGAG GTGATGAAACAAGAGCATTCTCAGCTTTCTAGAGAGGCACATGAGTGCGTTGAGTCCATTCCCGATTTGAATAATATGACATTTGCAGTTCAATCATTAG TCACCCAGTGTGAAGATCTCAAAATGAAGTACAATGAAGAGCAATTGAAGAGACGGAAGCTATATAATCAAGTGCAAGAAGCTAAGG GAAATATCAGGGTATTTTGTCGTTGTCGTCCTTTGAGCAAGACAGAAGTGACAACTGGATGTGCATCGGTGGTGGATTTTGATGCTGCCGGGGATGGAGAACTTGGAATTCTAAGTAGTGGCTCCACAAAAAAGATTTTCAAATTTGATCGTGTTTACACCCCAAAAGATGATCAAG TTGATGTTTTTGCTGATGCCTCGCCTGTGGTGATATCAGTATTAGATGGATACAATGTCTGTATATTTGCTTATGGACAAACAGGAACTGGCAAGACATTCACAATGGAGGGAACTGAGGCTAATCGTGGTGTTAACTATAGAACTTTAAAAGAATTGTTTAAAATTTCCAGTGAGAGGAGAGACACTTGCTCTTACAGCATTTCAGTGAGTGTTCTTGAAGTCTACAATGAACAAATAAGAGACTTACTTGCTACAGAAACATCAAAAAA GTTAGAGATAAAACAAGCTTCAGAAGGATGTCACCATATCCCGGGCATTGTGGAAGCCAAAGTGGAGAGTATAAGAGAAGTATGGAGTGTGCTACAAGCTGGAAGTAGCGCCCGCGCCATTGGATCAAATAATGTCAACGAGCACAGTAGTCGTTCCCACTG CATGCTTTGCATAATGGTAAGAGCCAAGAACTTGATCACCGGAGAGTGCACTAGAAGCAAACTCTGGCTTGTGGACTTGGCAGGAAGTGAACGGCTAGCTAAGACTGACGTCCAAGGCGATCGGCTCAAGGAAGCTCAAAACATCAATAGGTCACTTTCAGCACTAGGAGATGTGATATCTGCTTTGGCAAATAAAAGCAGCCACATTCCGTACAG GAACTCCAAGCTAACACATTTGTTACAGGATTCCTTAG GTGGTGATTCAAAAACTTTGATGTTTGTACAAATCAGTCCCTCCGATCGGGATTCAAGTGAAACTTTGAGTTCTCTGAACTTTGCAACCCGTGTAAGAGGAGTTGAGTTGGGTCCAGCTAGAAAGCAAATTGATACTGTCGAGATTCATAAGTTGAAAATGAtg CTTGATAAAGCCAGGCAAGAATCTAAGTTCAAAGACGAATCTCTGAAAAAGCTCGAGGACAACTTACAAAACCTAGAGACTAAAGCTAAAGGTAGGGATCAGATTTACAGAAATCATCTAGAAAGAATAAAAGAATTAGAAACCCAAGTTGAGTTCAAGACGTCATTGCAATGCCAATCCGAGAGACAAATTTTGAATCTTTCACACAGCATAAAAGAGAATGAGGAAATTTCTGCCAAACTTCAACTGAAG GTGATGAACTTGGAGAACAAGCTCAAAGAAAGAGAAAGCCTCGAATCAACATTGTACAAGAATAAG GTTAATGAACTGGAGACCAAGCTgaaagagcaagcacaagagtATGAGTCTTCTTCAGTAATTCTTCAGAGCAAG ATCAAAGAACTCGAGAGAGGGCTTAAGGAACATGAACTAAATTCTGAGCCTCTCTTATTTCAACAAAAG ATTAAAGATCTTGAAGACAAGTTAAGAGAGCGAGAAAAACAGCTAGAATCCACGACGCTATCTGAATCTTCCAATTTGTTGAGATCCACACCCGTTGAAGCCAAACGAGTGATAATAGATGAGGTCGCAAATGAGGTTGAGCATCATATCTTAAGAAGTACAAATTCAATGAACCGCCAAGTCATTCAGGCCCCATCTGTTATGGTGAAGGAAAACGACTCTCTTCTTCATGAGGCCCGAAAGAAGAGATTTTCAAGTAACAGTGAAGTTGAGAATAAAGTTGTAGTGCGAACTCCAGTTGGCGACAACAAAGGGAGGCATTCGGATCCACCCAAACAATTTGCCAGGGTTTCAAGAATGAGCAAGCCAATTGCCCCTGCACAAAGGCCATTGGTTCGAAAGGTAGTTAGCAGAGATCCAGTTCAAGAGATTAAGGAAAGGGATAGCAAGAAAAGGATGTGGTCTAGATGA
- the LOC140818119 gene encoding telomere repeat-binding factor 4-like isoform X2, producing MGNPKQKWTSEEEEALRAGVAKHGAGKWKNIQRDPEFNHLLFARSNIDLKDKWRNLSVANGQSLRDKSKSPKVKANPDSPAAPLPVVQTSASVTPSSLDAPMDVPMIYSAKPLSEGNSAAKYNAMIYEALSTLKEPNGSDSGTIADFIEQRQEVPQNFKRVLSSRLRRLVLQDKLEKIHNCYRMKRDALPDTKTPNVGLKDSHPRQIQSIGLLGDTVEDAARSTAFRIAEAENKSFVSAEAVKEAERVAMMAEEMEALLQFTTDCFDQCLHGEVLLMT from the exons ATGGGGAATCCCAAGCAGAAGTGGACCTCAGAAGAGGAGGAAGCGCTGCGAGCCGGAGTAGCGAAGCACGGCGCAGGAAAGTGGAAGAATATTCAAAGAGACCCTGAATTCAACCACCTTCTGTTTGCTCGCTCCAACATCGATCTGAAG GATAAGTGGAGGAATTTGAGTGTTGCAAATGGCCAAAGCCTAAGAGATAAATCGAAGTCACCGAAAGTGAAGGCAAATCCTGACTCTCCGGCTGCTCCACTGCCCGTTGTGCAGACCTCTGCATCTGTCACTCCATCATCACTGGATGCACCTATGGACGTACCTATGATTTATTCTGCAAAACCGTTATCTGAAGGAAATAGTGCTGCCAA GTACAATGCCATGATATATGAGGCACTGTCTACTCTCAAGGAGCCAAATGGATCAGATTCAGGCACAATTGCTGATTTCATCGAG CAAAGGCAAGAGGTTCCACAAAATTTCAAACGGGTTCTGAGTTCTAGATTAAGGAGGCTCGTTCTTCAAGACAAACTTGAAAAG ATTCATAATTGTTACAGAATGAAAAGAGATGCACTACCAGACACGAAAACCCCCAACGTGGGACTGAAAGACTCCCACCCTAGACAGATTCAGAGCATTGGATTACTTGGGGATACTGTTGAAGATGCAGCGAGGTCCACTGCTTTCAGAATTGCAGAGGCTGAAAATAAATCATTTGTATCTGCTGAAGCCGTGAAGGAGGCAGAAAGGGTAGCAATGATGGCTGAAGAAATGGAAGCCCTCCTGCAGTTTACCACAGATTGTTTTGATCAAT GTTTGCATGGTGAGGTTCTGCTGATGACGTAG
- the LOC140818119 gene encoding single myb histone 3-like isoform X1 — MGNPKQKWTSEEEEALRAGVAKHGAGKWKNIQRDPEFNHLLFARSNIDLKDKWRNLSVANGQSLRDKSKSPKVKANPDSPAAPLPVVQTSASVTPSSLDAPMDVPMIYSAKPLSEGNSAAKYNAMIYEALSTLKEPNGSDSGTIADFIEQRQEVPQNFKRVLSSRLRRLVLQDKLEKIHNCYRMKRDALPDTKTPNVGLKDSHPRQIQSIGLLGDTVEDAARSTAFRIAEAENKSFVSAEAVKEAERVAMMAEEMEALLQFTTDCFDQCIHSNSSFFYFSLFCYYVSFTVSNVTYGGDDAIEIF; from the exons ATGGGGAATCCCAAGCAGAAGTGGACCTCAGAAGAGGAGGAAGCGCTGCGAGCCGGAGTAGCGAAGCACGGCGCAGGAAAGTGGAAGAATATTCAAAGAGACCCTGAATTCAACCACCTTCTGTTTGCTCGCTCCAACATCGATCTGAAG GATAAGTGGAGGAATTTGAGTGTTGCAAATGGCCAAAGCCTAAGAGATAAATCGAAGTCACCGAAAGTGAAGGCAAATCCTGACTCTCCGGCTGCTCCACTGCCCGTTGTGCAGACCTCTGCATCTGTCACTCCATCATCACTGGATGCACCTATGGACGTACCTATGATTTATTCTGCAAAACCGTTATCTGAAGGAAATAGTGCTGCCAA GTACAATGCCATGATATATGAGGCACTGTCTACTCTCAAGGAGCCAAATGGATCAGATTCAGGCACAATTGCTGATTTCATCGAG CAAAGGCAAGAGGTTCCACAAAATTTCAAACGGGTTCTGAGTTCTAGATTAAGGAGGCTCGTTCTTCAAGACAAACTTGAAAAG ATTCATAATTGTTACAGAATGAAAAGAGATGCACTACCAGACACGAAAACCCCCAACGTGGGACTGAAAGACTCCCACCCTAGACAGATTCAGAGCATTGGATTACTTGGGGATACTGTTGAAGATGCAGCGAGGTCCACTGCTTTCAGAATTGCAGAGGCTGAAAATAAATCATTTGTATCTGCTGAAGCCGTGAAGGAGGCAGAAAGGGTAGCAATGATGGCTGAAGAAATGGAAGCCCTCCTGCAGTTTACCACAGATTGTTTTGATCAATGTATTCATTCAAATtcatctttcttttatttttctcttttttgctATTATGTATCTTTTACCGTATCAAATGTTACATATGGTGGTGATGATGCAATTGAAATCTTTTAG